In Hermetia illucens chromosome 5, iHerIll2.2.curated.20191125, whole genome shotgun sequence, a single window of DNA contains:
- the LOC119658161 gene encoding uncharacterized protein LOC119658161, whose translation MLDHQLTFKEHLSYTGEKATKVVTALTGMMPNIGGPKSPRRLLLARVCSFVLLYAAPVWTKALNVQAYRRKLPSVYRLSPLRVSTTFRTTSDKAAFAVAGMVPIDILAEKIGTLYN comes from the coding sequence ATGCTGGATCATCAATTGACCTTCAAGGAACACTTAAGCTATACCGGCGAGAAAGCAACGAAAGTTGTAACTGCGTTAACTGgcatgatgcccaatattggaggacccaAATCACCGAGAAGGCTGCTGCTAGCCAGAGTATGTTCATTCGTTTTGCTATATGCAGCACCCGTTTGGACAAAAGCCCTTAATGTTCAGGCGTATAGAAGAAAATTGCCTTCAGTATACCGTCTAAGTCCGTTAAGAGTCTCTACCACATTCCGAACAACATCAGACAAAGCAGCTTTCGCAGTCGCGGGAATGGTGCctattgatattttggctgagaAGATTGGAACACTATACAATTAG